A segment of the Cotesia glomerata isolate CgM1 linkage group LG2, MPM_Cglom_v2.3, whole genome shotgun sequence genome:
aaattttattttaccttCAGCAGCTAAAATCTCTAATATAAGTAACGAAAAGAAGGAAGTAAATAAAGTACGTGTTAATGCCATGATTATTTGTGAATTAATAGAAGAAATCtcagttgttttttttatcatataataaCTTGCGCAATTATATTATGGGCTAAGACGTTGTtatctgtaaaaatattttttctgaatgTTATCGTTTTGcaaatacaattatataaaaatgttgtttaaaattcaaaaatagattgataagttaattttattcaagagctaatttattaaactaagaATATTGTGAAGAGTTTcataattttgaatcaaataaaaaaaatcttaaatcttaaattaaattaaattaaaaattaagtttaagaattttttcacttgtttgaagataattaaactcttcaaagtgatttttttcgttaaagaatttttttatcttaaatcaagttaatttttttattagagtataaaaatatgccatgattttattttatgtcattaattttttaattaataaatcgtaggaagaaaaatttattgaaaaaataatttagaagttttaaaaaattctaaatgcaatttttttttaatgaaattttatgtaaaaaattatttaatttagggtaattaataaattttacatttaaaatatttgatgtGTTTAAGTATTCGGCCCTAGTGTGTTAGACTAATAGACCGGGAACTTCCGAGTTTTAATTTATGGAGAATAATAGGTTTGTTTGAATAATTGATGTAGttggataattttaatacatatattgtttaaatccaaaattattatcattagttaatttacaataattacaattattacccAGTGATTGAAGTTAACCTTTTCTTTCATATAactattttacaatattactaaattgacaaatattaataatttaaaatatacctgataaaaattgatgaaccttgttgatttaatttgttttagttGGTTTCATTTTACGATTTTACTTTACCTTTACAAATGTTTTACTTTCTATACAATAGATTTACCCGTGGTCTATTGAGACTTATTTAAACTATGTACGATGTTACCACTAGATAGGTCAAAGCACGAAGAGAGCGAACACCCAGCAGTTTTCCGGGCCCGAGATTTTTACGGGCCCTCAGTTGTCAATTGGAGAGGGAATTGAATAACCAATTAACACCGGAGGTTCGGGGACTCTTACCCTCTCTTCGAATGTGTCAGAAAAATGCTACGCTCGCGGTTTACCCTGTATATTGATCACAAGTTACGTATCTATACTTGTACGCTTGGACACTTATACATTGCACAACTGTACACCgtacaattaattatacacTGTACAATTATACACTTATGATAATGTATAGGCGCATATCTATACACACACAAATGCACACAGAGATCTCAATATTACTTGTGCTTTAgtatatgaaaattttgggTATTAacatttcttaaattaattaaaatttaaacagttTATTAGAACTACtttatcaataatcaaatgatttatttgacGATCGATTAAAATTTCGATAAACAATCCGTCAATTTTtccactgtaaaaaaaaaaccggtgtgagtccatgcggtgtacggtgttaaaaattccggtgttaaattcaacaccgaaatcggtgtagcagtaacaccgttcgcggtgtaaatattttttttcggtgttaaatcggtgttataaattttccggtgtTGATAGTATTTTAACTaactcaatttttataatcaaactttttatgtttaataatcaaaaaaagttcagatttaatttagaaagtttacaatgataaaatattaagtagataaaaatttttaattaaaataaatacactgtaaaaaatttcgatgtaaaaatggaCCCGGAGCACTTTGGGAGCATTTTGGGACATCATATAAATAATCGGAAACTTCAAAATAGtgcattttagtaattatttcataacttttaagtatttttttttttagtttttaaaatacttctaagataattttagaatcaatgcaatttatttgaagcaattcagttaaaattttgtccttaaatcttatgtggaaccttttttgaataatcttaaaacatttttttaactatttgagaacaaattttgaatacttttgagacaattttggaacattttttggacagttttagagtgtttttacaacaaatttaaaacatttttagaacaattttacgacaattttgaacgttttttaaatgattttcatatagataatttatttttgcacagctgtagatttttcatgtttaaaacatccattatattatgaaaaacatcatggttacgataaaaataattattatattgttcctaaacatttaatattgtaaatattatttaacttgttgtataaaaatcattaaatcaattcctgcgtaattttataaattgaaaattcttaaataaatgttacttgtctcattttgataaatattgaatattaattgtgttttatcgatcatgtaatattcatactccgatacggcgtaaatttattctactgttacaccggtttaacaccggatttttaacaccgcaaaagagcaccgCTACACCGGTGTTACATAGGggtgttaaaatgagtccattttaacaccgctttttttacagtgtcttaataattaatttgtaacttTTAATTCGTTCACTTATGTGTTTTAACATTTGACTCtatttattcatataatttatttactaattattcaatttgagtcattatttattatttttcacttaaattatttattattattaacacgTTGTCTAACTAATTTGATTTtaggtttatttttaattgatttattgattttaatttgtttaggTTTTACAATCTTAAATGCATTGAGGTCTCAGACTGAGTATATCTAGGCAAGGGACATGAACcctagttattttattatctggTCTACGGACAACGTAAAATTATGACGGTCTTCAaggatatacaaaaaaaataaaaattatatataaaaaaattattttacataacaaaattttatttttatttttttgtaataatttaaaaaaaaatttctaattttcaatgaaaattaagttagccgctatctaaaaatttttagaatttctttttttgaaaaaattattacaaaaaaataaaaacaaaacttgacttataaaaaaaacttaaaaaactattagtgcaatttttgaaaaatattttttagttttaatttaataaataaaaaataattaaaaaattttaaatgtcggctaagtttagtattatttattttcatggatcaaaataatttttttcattttaaaaataataacagtgattttttatctataatttattaatttttcaagtaaatattaatccaattcaagtaaatattaatataatcaataaataaatacaattctcatcaaagattaaaaaaaaataattataaatcaaataacattttattatatttaaataaacagacacttgtcaatttttatgatttttacacctaaattacaataaagaaattaaaataaaaaaattctacatctgaaaataaaaaaaaaaaattacaagttcaaattttaaaaaaatatttctttttataataaatttatctaattttttaaagaagaaataaataatcatattgTATTAAACTTCAAAAGGTGGATGCTTCGTAATATCACATTGTTCGTCAGGTAATCGTTGGCAAGTTGGAACTGGACCGACTTCACAAACACATTTGACGCACACAGAGTTGTAATCAGTTGCTTGATTGAGCTCATCTCCGGCATTCATTGTAAAGTTACCGAATATACAAGTCATAtctgaaacaaatatttattattaaacacaAAATTTCcatactttaaatttaaaaaccaaACTGTACCTGGATCGGATGTGctagtttcatttttaataatttcatcttttgaattttctataaaaaatttcggatttatttaaatacttattaaattttttaataaataatttaatgcttACGGCATCTAGAAAAAACGCTGCAAGAAGTTTGCGGTGATTGAGAGCTATAATAAACTGGAGCGCAACGATTATAAATATCTGAGGCATGACGCATTTCTGGACTACAGTAAGGTCTTGATGGTTTTATACAAAAAGGCGGCTCGTTTTttcctaaataaaaaaattaattaattaattaattaactattattgTAACTGAagctgatattaattaatattaaaattagccgacattgttaatattttgatttattttttaattacgaaatttcaactaaataatatttttaaaaaattgcacttgtagtttttcaagttttttataattaaaaagtttcaagtttttttgtaataaaaaaaattataaaaatttttagatatcggctaacttaattttcatattatttatatatttattcatattatatttatttattaatatcatttatttattaaaaaattacataaaaattaagttagctgacatttaaaaattaaaaaaaaatgtttttttttttaatttttttttattaaaaaaaaattattccaaaaaagaaaaaaaaatttaattggtaaaaaacttgaaaaactacaagtgcaattattgaaaaattgatttttttgttctaatttaataaatgaaaaataattaaaaaattaaaaacgtcggctaactttagtgttataaaaattaccagCATATCCTGGTTGACAAATACAACTGTTGTCTGGCTCTGATAGATCCTCAAAATATTCCCCGTCTCTGTACTCTTTACCATTAACTTCACAAATAGCTCTATCTTCTGGGTTTTCAGctataatattacaaaaaatatgtttttacttattaagtaaaataatttgt
Coding sequences within it:
- the LOC123259509 gene encoding kielin/chordin-like protein codes for the protein MGSTRIAFTCCYLLFVAAISAETCDKSKCPGPLAYYQVLNCAPVYRLPEDCCPYKFNCDHLYSRSREKCYVNKGQEYEIGEKLREEDSNPCDIGCVCRSGIDNIAVFNCAIVDCFHGPVKPGCYLRNSPSQCCPGEEVCPENPEDRAICEVNGKEYRDGEYFEDLSEPDNSCICQPGYAGKNEPPFCIKPSRPYCSPEMRHASDIYNRCAPVYYSSQSPQTSCSVFSRCQNSKDEIIKNETSTSDPDMTCIFGNFTMNAGDELNQATDYNSVCVKCVCEVGPVPTCQRLPDEQCDITKHPPFEV